One genomic window of Sphingomonas ginsengisoli An et al. 2013 includes the following:
- a CDS encoding Ku protein produces the protein MAARPAWRGQIKLALVSIPVEIYSATKSGAAIAFHQIHEPSGKRIKYEKVVPGIGPVSTDDIVKGYEVSKGEYVLLEPEEIESVKLESRKTLDLVQFVDVGDVDAIYYDKPYFVVPADDLAEEAYIVVRDALRAARKIGIGQLAMRGQEYVVALKPCGRGMLLETLRYADEVNKAASYFREIEDAKPDPDLLDLAATLIEKKSGDFDPQEFHNRYVDALKGLIEQKRKSKGELVIQDPEDGKAPKSNVIDLMAALKKSLGDDARNDNAAPVRKPAAKKPPAKKAAPTPKKAAAGGRKR, from the coding sequence ATGGCCGCACGCCCCGCCTGGCGCGGACAGATCAAGCTGGCGCTGGTCTCGATCCCGGTCGAAATCTACTCGGCGACCAAGTCGGGTGCGGCGATCGCCTTCCACCAGATTCACGAGCCGAGCGGCAAGCGGATCAAATATGAGAAGGTTGTGCCCGGCATCGGCCCGGTCAGCACCGACGACATCGTCAAGGGCTACGAGGTCTCCAAGGGCGAATATGTCCTGCTCGAGCCCGAGGAGATCGAGAGCGTCAAGCTCGAAAGTCGCAAGACGCTCGACCTCGTCCAGTTCGTCGATGTTGGCGACGTCGACGCCATCTATTACGATAAGCCCTATTTCGTGGTCCCGGCCGACGACCTCGCCGAGGAAGCGTACATCGTTGTCCGCGACGCGCTTCGAGCCGCGCGCAAGATCGGCATCGGCCAGCTCGCCATGCGCGGGCAGGAATATGTGGTGGCGCTGAAGCCGTGCGGACGCGGGATGCTGCTGGAAACGCTGCGCTACGCCGACGAGGTCAACAAGGCGGCAAGCTACTTCCGCGAGATCGAGGATGCCAAGCCCGATCCCGACCTGCTCGACTTAGCGGCGACGCTGATCGAGAAGAAGAGCGGCGACTTCGACCCGCAGGAATTCCACAACCGTTATGTCGATGCGCTGAAGGGCCTCATCGAGCAGAAGCGCAAGAGCAAGGGCGAGCTGGTCATCCAGGACCCCGAGGACGGCAAGGCACCCAAGAGCAATGTCATCGACCTGATGGCGGCGCTGAAGAAGAGCCTCGGCGACGACGCTAGGAACGACAATGCCGCGCCGGTGCGGAAACCGGCGGCGAAGAAGCCGCCAGCGAAGAAGGCCGCGCCAACGCCGAAAAAAGCAGCGGCCGGCGGGCGGAAGCGCTAG
- a CDS encoding TonB-dependent receptor, whose product MLQAAVEAPAPAPPEIVVTGRSLAASRGERLLRPTVIGPAELAQTPVSGLDQLLTAEAGVQLFRRSDSRSANPTSQGITLRALGGNAASRTLLILDGVPQTDPFGGWAPWPAFDPAGLAEVRITRGGGGVTAGPGALAGVIDLTSRADEGVRAELEGGSRGSLQGSVGAGAAVGGGRLVLSASGARGDGFTPVVAADRGPADRAAPYRNAAGRLRYLVPVGGAELQANLSGFTDRRDRGVDFSANLSRGADASLRLVGRGALPFVLVGYGQWRGFENGSAAVSAGRTVATPAALQYSVPSHSYGGSAELRPRLLSGVELRVGSDLRLMAGQSREYGSYTAALTPTRDRRSGGRSGTAGLFGEASTTFGALDLSLAGRVDRWWIDGGFYQERLLATGLLSQDLRLAGRHGWRPTARAAGALALGRGWTLSSAAYLGWRLPTLNELFRPFRAGSDATAANAALKPELLRGAEAALAWSQRGWSASATLFANRLLDPIANVTLANGPGTFPQVGFIAAGGAYRQRQNLPAIRSRGVELAGGWQAGPWRARLSASLTDARVVDAVLGGLRPAQTPQVAANASLGWSDRDRFAALTLTRTGAQYEDDLNTERLKGATVLGVSGGLPVGRHVTLTARAENLLNETVLAGISGDGVRERATPRTVWVGMRWR is encoded by the coding sequence ATGTTGCAAGCTGCCGTCGAGGCGCCCGCCCCCGCCCCGCCCGAGATCGTCGTGACCGGCCGCTCGCTCGCCGCCAGTCGTGGCGAACGGCTACTGCGGCCGACGGTGATCGGCCCGGCCGAACTGGCGCAGACCCCGGTCAGCGGTCTCGACCAGCTGCTCACCGCCGAAGCCGGAGTGCAGCTGTTCCGTCGCTCGGACTCGCGGTCGGCCAATCCGACCAGCCAGGGAATCACCCTGCGCGCGCTCGGCGGCAATGCGGCCAGCCGGACGCTGCTGATCCTCGACGGCGTGCCACAGACCGATCCGTTCGGCGGCTGGGCGCCGTGGCCGGCTTTCGACCCCGCCGGGCTGGCCGAAGTGCGGATCACCCGCGGCGGCGGCGGCGTCACCGCCGGGCCGGGCGCGCTGGCGGGCGTGATCGACCTCACCAGCCGCGCCGACGAGGGCGTCCGGGCCGAGCTCGAAGGCGGAAGTCGCGGATCGCTGCAAGGCTCGGTGGGCGCCGGAGCGGCAGTGGGCGGCGGGCGGCTCGTCCTGTCGGCCAGCGGCGCGCGCGGCGATGGATTCACGCCCGTAGTCGCCGCCGACCGAGGTCCGGCCGACCGCGCTGCCCCCTATCGCAACGCCGCCGGGCGGCTCCGCTATCTCGTGCCTGTCGGCGGGGCGGAACTGCAGGCCAACCTGTCGGGCTTTACCGATCGGCGCGACCGCGGGGTCGACTTTAGCGCCAACCTCTCGCGCGGCGCCGATGCTTCACTGCGGCTAGTTGGGCGCGGGGCGCTGCCCTTCGTATTGGTTGGCTATGGCCAGTGGCGCGGTTTCGAGAACGGTTCGGCGGCGGTTAGCGCAGGCCGCACCGTCGCCACCCCCGCAGCGCTCCAATATTCGGTGCCGTCGCATTCTTATGGTGGCAGCGCCGAGCTTCGCCCGCGCTTGCTGTCTGGGGTAGAACTGCGCGTCGGCAGCGACTTGCGGCTGATGGCCGGCCAGTCGCGCGAATATGGCAGCTATACTGCCGCGCTGACCCCGACGCGCGATCGCCGCTCGGGCGGCCGCAGCGGCACCGCCGGCCTGTTCGGCGAGGCGAGCACCACGTTTGGCGCGCTCGACCTCAGCCTCGCGGGCCGGGTCGATCGCTGGTGGATCGACGGCGGCTTCTACCAGGAGCGGCTGCTCGCCACCGGGCTGCTCAGCCAGGATCTGCGGTTAGCCGGTCGCCATGGCTGGCGCCCGACCGCACGGGCCGCGGGCGCGCTGGCGCTCGGCCGGGGCTGGACGCTAAGCAGCGCCGCCTACCTCGGCTGGCGCCTGCCGACCCTCAACGAGCTGTTCCGCCCGTTCCGCGCCGGCAGCGACGCCACCGCCGCCAACGCCGCGCTCAAGCCCGAGCTTCTCCGCGGCGCCGAGGCGGCGCTGGCTTGGTCACAGCGCGGCTGGTCGGCGAGCGCGACGCTGTTCGCCAACCGCCTGCTCGACCCCATTGCAAACGTCACGCTGGCGAACGGACCCGGCACCTTCCCCCAGGTCGGCTTCATCGCGGCGGGCGGGGCCTATCGCCAGCGGCAGAATTTGCCCGCGATCCGCAGCCGCGGGGTCGAGCTGGCCGGCGGCTGGCAGGCCGGCCCATGGCGGGCGCGGCTGTCGGCCAGCCTGACCGACGCCCGGGTGGTCGACGCGGTGCTGGGCGGGCTGCGACCGGCCCAGACCCCGCAGGTGGCGGCCAATGCAAGCCTGGGCTGGAGCGACCGCGACCGCTTCGCCGCGCTCACCCTCACCCGGACCGGGGCACAATATGAGGACGACCTCAACACCGAGCGGCTGAAAGGCGCCACGGTGCTGGGGGTGAGCGGCGGCTTGCCGGTAGGGCGACACGTCACGCTGACCGCGCGCGCGGAGAACCTGCTCAACGAGACCGTGCTGGCGGGGATCAGCGGTGACGGGGTGCGTGAGCGAGCGACACCGCGGACGGTGTGGGTGGGGATGCGGTGGCGCTAG
- a CDS encoding tyrosine-type recombinase/integrase — protein MKLSAARIADMEVTGKRYEKAVEPGSPLWVRVEATADRSGKARSKYVCRTVIDRKSVRKIIGPVSEWTLSEAKRKALAIDADARDNGGAEHLATAKAVVGAQTGPCPNSVAEKFLDYMETEGKHKVSSKEKWTHYWRSIEPQWGARPVTSIAKRDCVALLDLELKAAKARGETGTSANNLHKVLARFFNWVAGQGYIEVSPMTGLKKKIDVSLTRRPPRPLNEQELIWLFQALDRLAGPRANAIEFLLRSVCRIGNILDAKKENVGERGLLLPKTKNFTALMVPLTDSMKALLGDTEGAGNIWPGHLRRKAGFVDEELRPMMEEIARADGFNGTFNVEHFADKTRNLDFWTPHNFRDTATTWFENQLDADDDPLFPDHVQKAMLNHRPGSTKDKHYSAVALDPLWMYGARKKAGAAWNAYLDAVKAKALDQLKLAA, from the coding sequence GTGAAGCTGAGCGCCGCGCGTATCGCGGATATGGAAGTGACTGGCAAGCGCTACGAGAAGGCGGTCGAGCCCGGTTCCCCTCTGTGGGTGCGCGTGGAAGCCACCGCCGACCGCTCGGGCAAGGCGCGCTCGAAGTATGTTTGCCGCACCGTGATCGACCGCAAGTCGGTGCGCAAAATCATTGGCCCGGTCAGTGAGTGGACGCTTAGCGAGGCGAAGCGCAAGGCGCTCGCCATCGACGCCGACGCTCGCGACAACGGCGGTGCCGAGCATCTGGCGACCGCCAAGGCAGTGGTTGGGGCACAAACCGGCCCATGCCCCAACTCGGTCGCGGAGAAGTTCCTCGACTACATGGAGACCGAGGGGAAGCATAAGGTTTCGAGCAAGGAGAAGTGGACTCACTACTGGCGCAGCATCGAGCCCCAGTGGGGCGCGCGCCCGGTGACCAGCATTGCCAAGCGGGATTGCGTGGCGCTGCTCGACCTTGAACTCAAAGCGGCCAAGGCGCGCGGCGAGACCGGAACGTCGGCCAACAACCTGCACAAGGTGCTCGCCCGGTTCTTCAACTGGGTGGCGGGTCAAGGCTACATCGAAGTCTCGCCCATGACGGGCCTCAAGAAGAAGATCGATGTTTCGCTGACGCGCCGTCCGCCGCGTCCGCTCAACGAGCAAGAACTAATCTGGCTGTTCCAAGCGCTCGACCGGCTTGCTGGTCCACGGGCGAACGCCATCGAGTTCCTGCTCCGCTCGGTCTGCCGCATCGGCAACATCCTCGACGCCAAGAAGGAAAATGTCGGAGAGCGCGGGCTACTCCTACCCAAGACGAAGAACTTTACGGCGCTGATGGTGCCACTCACTGACTCCATGAAGGCGCTGCTCGGGGACACAGAAGGCGCGGGCAACATCTGGCCGGGGCACCTTCGCCGCAAGGCGGGCTTTGTGGACGAGGAGTTGCGCCCCATGATGGAGGAGATTGCGCGCGCCGATGGGTTCAACGGAACCTTCAATGTGGAGCACTTTGCCGACAAGACGCGCAACCTCGACTTTTGGACGCCGCACAACTTCCGGGACACGGCGACCACTTGGTTCGAAAACCAACTCGACGCGGACGACGATCCGCTCTTCCCGGACCATGTGCAGAAAGCGATGCTCAACCATCGCCCCGGCTCGACGAAGGACAAGCACTATAGTGCCGTCGCGCTCGATCCACTGTGGATGTATGGCGCGCGCAAGAAAGCGGGCGCGGCTTGGAATGCATACTTGGATGCAGTGAAGGCCAAGGCGCTCGACCAGTTGAAGCTCGCAGCCTGA
- a CDS encoding helix-turn-helix transcriptional regulator: MLDVLGLLKYLRRCGYKWSRATLYRRIADDKFPKPVEFRWPRAYWKQEAVDLWITNDMIRYLSVGNPPFE, from the coding sequence ATGCTTGATGTGCTTGGACTGCTGAAATACCTACGACGGTGTGGTTACAAGTGGTCACGGGCGACGCTTTATCGCCGCATTGCTGACGACAAGTTCCCCAAACCGGTGGAGTTTCGATGGCCGCGCGCTTACTGGAAACAGGAAGCAGTGGACCTTTGGATAACGAACGACATGATCCGCTATCTGTCGGTCGGTAACCCGCCTTTTGAATGA
- a CDS encoding DNA-methyltransferase — MLKLTDLTKYRVQESPNNFVRVGRATLYCGDSTDILPHLSDIHACVTDPPYGLALMGKNWDYDVPQAALWSLVRDTLLPGAHLLAFGGSRTYHRLAVQVEDADFEIRDQLMWLYASGFPKNHDLGKAIEAKLTTGGAGPINQRRAAMGDNYEPTPLAGTPGYAQAGNMFRGTTGDRHEREQHYLELTTSEAQQSAGWGTALKPSHEPIVMARKSFRGSCTANVMKHGVGGLNIEASRTAEGRWPANTIHDGLDEPWANYFYCAKPSNRERDEGLGHLAKRDSVFLQTGGGMSGKPTKGRAMNAPRANVHPTVKPVALMAYLCRLVTPQGGVVLDPFMGSGSTGIAALQEGFDFVGIERDPEYFKIACARIAHAQGLMLDIAA, encoded by the coding sequence ATGCTCAAGCTTACCGACCTCACTAAATATCGCGTGCAGGAAAGCCCTAATAACTTCGTCCGCGTCGGGCGCGCCACTCTCTACTGCGGCGACAGCACCGACATTCTCCCCCACCTCTCCGACATCCACGCTTGCGTGACTGATCCGCCCTATGGCCTCGCCCTCATGGGCAAGAACTGGGACTACGATGTGCCGCAAGCGGCGCTGTGGTCGCTGGTGCGCGACACGCTGTTGCCGGGTGCCCACCTGTTGGCCTTCGGTGGATCGCGGACCTACCATCGCCTCGCGGTGCAGGTTGAGGACGCCGACTTCGAAATCCGCGACCAGTTGATGTGGTTGTATGCGTCCGGGTTCCCGAAGAACCACGACCTTGGCAAGGCCATCGAGGCGAAGCTCACCACTGGTGGTGCTGGTCCTATCAACCAGCGCCGTGCCGCCATGGGCGACAACTACGAGCCGACGCCGTTGGCTGGCACTCCCGGCTATGCCCAAGCTGGTAACATGTTCCGGGGCACGACTGGTGACCGGCACGAGCGCGAGCAGCATTACCTCGAACTCACCACGTCGGAAGCTCAGCAATCTGCTGGTTGGGGGACGGCGTTGAAGCCGAGCCACGAGCCCATCGTGATGGCGCGCAAGTCGTTCCGGGGAAGCTGCACCGCTAATGTGATGAAGCACGGCGTCGGTGGTCTGAACATCGAGGCTAGCCGCACCGCCGAGGGTCGCTGGCCCGCCAACACGATCCACGACGGTCTCGACGAGCCGTGGGCGAACTACTTCTATTGCGCCAAGCCCTCGAACCGGGAGCGCGACGAGGGGCTTGGACATCTGGCCAAGCGCGACTCCGTGTTCTTGCAGACCGGTGGCGGGATGTCGGGCAAGCCGACGAAGGGCCGCGCGATGAACGCGCCTCGGGCGAACGTCCATCCGACCGTTAAGCCCGTGGCGCTCATGGCTTACCTTTGCCGTCTGGTGACGCCGCAGGGTGGCGTGGTCCTCGATCCGTTCATGGGCAGTGGCTCGACCGGTATCGCTGCGCTCCAAGAAGGCTTTGATTTCGTCGGGATCGAGCGCGACCCTGAATACTTCAAGATCGCGTGCGCGCGCATTGCTCACGCTCAAGGTCTGATGCTCGACATCGCTGCGTAG
- a CDS encoding DUF6232 family protein — MSIYNRGNIRVDRDFARFGSKSYAINKINTVDVRRQPPRRGWGYVALAFAVLLFLGNSAPGNRNSTVSIIALVLFVISLAIFLTAKASYRLFLMTSSNAVQAYESKDEGEVIELRDAIEGAMVGR, encoded by the coding sequence GAACATCAGGGTGGATCGCGACTTCGCTCGGTTCGGGTCGAAGAGCTACGCCATCAACAAGATCAACACAGTTGATGTGCGGCGTCAGCCTCCCCGGCGAGGGTGGGGTTACGTCGCGCTGGCGTTCGCGGTGCTCCTCTTCCTCGGTAACTCTGCGCCGGGGAATCGGAACTCGACCGTGAGCATCATTGCCCTTGTGTTGTTCGTAATCAGCTTGGCAATCTTCCTCACGGCGAAGGCCAGCTATCGCCTGTTCCTAATGACATCGAGCAATGCCGTCCAAGCCTACGAGAGCAAGGATGAGGGTGAGGTCATTGAATTGCGCGACGCCATTGAGGGCGCGATGGTCGGGCGGTGA